One Robbsia sp. KACC 23696 DNA segment encodes these proteins:
- the purF gene encoding amidophosphoribosyltransferase: MCGIVGVVSNSPVNQLIYDSLLLLQHRGQDAAGIATLNGRTFHMHKANGMVRDVFRTRNMRSLPGTSGIGQVRYPTAGSASSEEEAQPFYVNAPYGIILAHNGNVTNTTQLKDELYRIDRRHINTSSDTEVLLNVFAHELQTASDGYTLEPEALFTAVSGTHRRVRGSYAIVALVAGFGLLAFRDPNGIRPLCLGRNDGPEGVEWMLASESVALEGIGFTFVRDVAPGEAVFIDLNGQLHSQQCAENPSLNPCIFEYVYLARPDSVLDGVPVYDARLRMGDYLADKIKRTLPAGSIDVVMPIPDSSRPAAMQVANKLGVEYREGFFKNRYVGRTFIMPGQAVRKKSVRQKLNAMGVEFKGKNVLIVDDSIVRGTTSHEIVQMARDAGANKVIFASAAPPVKFPNVYGIDMPTRGELVAHGRTHEEVAELIGADGLIYQDVEDMKQAVADINPALRNFDASCFDGCYITGDITSEYLDELERARLAPSAQQDRNDDDDAPDSRHSTVRRDDGHGRSQLHLQLAGE, translated from the coding sequence ATGTGCGGCATCGTCGGCGTAGTGTCGAATTCTCCGGTCAACCAGCTTATCTATGACAGCCTGCTGCTGCTGCAGCACCGTGGTCAGGATGCCGCTGGTATCGCCACCCTCAACGGCCGTACGTTTCACATGCACAAGGCCAACGGCATGGTGCGCGACGTGTTCCGTACGCGGAATATGCGTAGCCTGCCGGGCACGAGCGGAATCGGACAAGTTCGCTATCCCACGGCCGGTTCGGCCAGTAGCGAAGAAGAAGCGCAACCGTTCTACGTGAACGCGCCGTACGGCATCATTCTCGCGCACAACGGCAATGTGACGAATACGACGCAGCTGAAGGACGAGCTGTATCGGATCGATCGTCGCCACATCAACACCAGTTCGGATACCGAAGTCCTGCTGAACGTGTTCGCGCACGAACTGCAGACGGCGAGCGACGGCTATACGCTGGAACCGGAAGCGCTGTTCACGGCGGTCAGCGGCACGCACCGCCGTGTGCGCGGCTCGTATGCGATCGTCGCCCTGGTGGCGGGCTTCGGCCTGCTGGCATTCCGCGATCCGAACGGTATCCGTCCGCTGTGCCTGGGCCGTAACGATGGCCCGGAAGGCGTGGAATGGATGCTGGCATCGGAATCGGTGGCGCTGGAAGGCATCGGTTTCACCTTCGTGCGCGACGTGGCTCCGGGTGAAGCGGTCTTCATCGATCTGAACGGTCAACTGCATTCTCAGCAGTGCGCCGAGAACCCGAGCCTGAATCCCTGCATCTTCGAGTACGTGTATCTGGCCCGTCCGGATTCGGTCCTGGATGGCGTGCCGGTGTACGACGCTCGTCTGCGCATGGGCGACTACCTGGCCGACAAGATCAAGCGGACGCTGCCGGCGGGGTCGATCGACGTCGTGATGCCGATTCCGGACTCGAGCCGGCCGGCTGCGATGCAGGTGGCGAACAAGCTCGGCGTGGAATACCGCGAAGGCTTCTTCAAGAACCGCTATGTCGGCCGGACCTTCATCATGCCGGGGCAGGCGGTGCGGAAGAAGTCGGTGCGTCAGAAGCTGAATGCGATGGGCGTCGAGTTCAAGGGCAAGAATGTCTTGATCGTCGACGACTCGATCGTGCGCGGCACCACTAGCCATGAAATCGTTCAGATGGCGCGCGATGCCGGCGCGAACAAGGTGATCTTCGCGTCGGCCGCGCCGCCGGTGAAGTTCCCGAACGTCTATGGCATCGATATGCCGACACGCGGCGAACTCGTCGCGCACGGCCGCACGCACGAAGAAGTGGCCGAGTTGATCGGGGCGGACGGACTGATCTATCAGGACGTCGAGGATATGAAGCAGGCGGTCGCCGATATCAATCCGGCATTGCGCAATTTCGATGCATCGTGCTTCGACGGTTGCTACATCACCGGTGACATCACGTCCGAATACCTGGACGAACTCGAGCGCGCTCGCCTGGCGCCGTCGGCCCAGCAAGATCGGAACGACGACGATGACGCTCCCGATTCGCGTCACTCGACGGTGCGTCGCGACGACGGCCATGGCCGCTCGCAATTGCATCTGCAGTTAGCTGGCGAATAG
- a CDS encoding CvpA family protein, whose amino-acid sequence MLTAFDYVVIAVILLSALRGAWRGLVSELFALVGWIVAFIVAARFADKAAAYVPANWPGGALTQWAVGFIVIAAAVLVISTVGSALLGRLTDIGGLRAVDRGLGLMFGLARGVVIVVILFAAAKFTELPKTAFWRQAMLRPYVAQTVASVAPLLPVQISGLLKR is encoded by the coding sequence GTGCTGACGGCCTTCGACTATGTCGTGATCGCGGTGATTCTGCTCTCCGCCTTGCGCGGTGCCTGGCGCGGACTGGTCAGTGAGCTGTTCGCGCTGGTGGGCTGGATCGTGGCCTTTATCGTTGCCGCGCGCTTTGCAGACAAGGCCGCCGCCTACGTGCCGGCGAATTGGCCGGGTGGCGCATTGACGCAGTGGGCGGTGGGCTTCATCGTGATCGCTGCGGCGGTGCTGGTGATTAGTACCGTGGGGAGCGCGCTGCTTGGACGCTTGACCGACATCGGCGGCCTGCGCGCGGTAGACCGCGGCCTGGGCCTGATGTTCGGATTGGCACGCGGCGTGGTCATCGTCGTCATTTTATTTGCGGCAGCAAAGTTCACGGAGCTGCCGAAAACGGCGTTCTGGCGTCAGGCGATGCTGCGGCCTTATGTGGCGCAGACGGTGGCCAGCGTGGCGCCGCTGCTGCCGGTTCAGATCAGCGGATTGCTGAAACGTTGA
- a CDS encoding SPOR domain-containing protein, with translation MGIFSFGSKRSGSSATSGRTEGGGRGRASTTNSRSRRLEPGLDIGAGDSERAAGRSRRARGVGQEAMLDPTLPEKQRARRRLVGAIALVLAAVIILPMVLDATPKPASGDIAIDIPDQGQGAGTASSAARSNAVIDSGADAVHQDVAAAASNTDAARSAPTSGNAPAVPPATAKSPTSSTPNAGNAAPKSAAGATSQRFAEVFDSASSAIDGGTSSASKSGTRASGGVAATAAADSDLAARVAALPATPATPGARYVVQLGSFESTASAQEWVRKLKRIGVPAFVNTDKGADGAVRAQLRAGPFADRTTAQAAVQKVRLAGLAQTADAGGGR, from the coding sequence ATGGGCATTTTTTCGTTCGGCAGCAAGCGTTCAGGATCGTCGGCGACGTCGGGTCGAACCGAAGGTGGCGGGCGCGGTCGCGCGTCCACGACTAATAGCCGGTCGCGCCGACTCGAGCCGGGACTGGACATCGGAGCGGGCGATAGCGAACGCGCTGCCGGCCGCTCGCGCCGTGCGCGGGGCGTCGGTCAGGAAGCGATGCTCGATCCCACCTTGCCTGAAAAACAACGCGCGCGCCGCCGATTGGTGGGCGCGATCGCGCTTGTGCTGGCGGCCGTGATCATCTTGCCGATGGTTCTGGATGCGACGCCGAAGCCGGCTAGTGGCGATATCGCCATCGATATTCCGGACCAAGGGCAGGGCGCGGGCACCGCGTCGTCGGCCGCGCGCTCGAATGCGGTGATCGATAGCGGCGCCGATGCCGTGCATCAGGATGTCGCGGCCGCCGCGTCGAATACCGATGCCGCCCGGAGCGCGCCGACATCGGGCAATGCGCCCGCCGTGCCGCCCGCGACGGCCAAATCGCCGACCTCGAGCACGCCGAACGCCGGGAACGCCGCGCCCAAGTCCGCGGCCGGTGCCACGTCGCAACGTTTCGCCGAAGTCTTCGACAGCGCGTCCAGCGCGATCGACGGCGGGACCTCCTCTGCCAGTAAATCCGGAACGCGTGCGAGCGGTGGCGTCGCGGCGACCGCGGCTGCAGACAGTGATCTGGCAGCGCGCGTCGCGGCCTTGCCGGCGACGCCGGCCACGCCCGGCGCACGCTATGTCGTGCAATTGGGCAGTTTCGAAAGCACGGCCAGCGCACAGGAATGGGTGCGCAAGCTGAAGCGTATCGGCGTGCCGGCTTTCGTGAACACCGATAAGGGCGCCGATGGCGCGGTGCGGGCGCAGCTGCGCGCCGGACCGTTCGCCGATCGCACGACCGCGCAGGCCGCCGTACAAAAAGTCCGGCTCGCCGGATTGGCACAGACGGCGGATGCCGGCGGCGGACGCTGA
- the folC gene encoding bifunctional tetrahydrofolate synthase/dihydrofolate synthase translates to MTSDPTAPLPSSSDDADRQTVTAPPGAHGDFSTLDAWLSWLETAHPVGIDMGLRRIGLVRDAMDLQFACPVITVGGTNGKGSTCAMLEAMLLAAGYRVGCHTSPHLLTFNERARINGEQASDAELVPHFQAVERARAGMREPVSLTYFEFTLLAILHLFASRGLDAVILEVGLGGRLDGTNIIDADVAVITSVDIDHTQFLGSTREAIGLEKAGIFRAGRPAIVGDPLPPESMIRYGESLGADLWLVGRDFRLQTIEGDRQQWSYRGRTVSHRALAYPALRGANQLLNACAALGALEVLRDRLPVTAQDVRMGLANVELPGRFQVLPGRPSVILDVAHNPHAAAVLAQNLGSMGYFPYTYAVFGAMEDKDIAKIVATLKDQVDHWCLTDLPIPRAASAEALAAIVREQVGLDDDGDADGKTGHGAASERTAAVKAEKSAEEPTEAHGISVGKPQGMGIGRSVKATPDDARSVRTFSSPASAYQDAASRVTENDRIIVFGSFLTVSGVLAHRRLQQH, encoded by the coding sequence GATATGGGGTTGCGGCGTATCGGCCTGGTCCGCGACGCGATGGATCTGCAGTTCGCCTGTCCGGTCATCACCGTCGGCGGAACGAATGGCAAGGGCTCGACGTGCGCGATGCTGGAGGCCATGCTGCTGGCGGCCGGCTATCGGGTCGGCTGTCATACCTCGCCACATTTGCTGACGTTCAACGAACGCGCGCGCATCAATGGCGAACAGGCCAGCGACGCCGAGCTGGTGCCGCATTTTCAGGCGGTGGAACGGGCGCGTGCCGGAATGCGCGAACCGGTATCGCTGACGTATTTCGAATTCACCTTGCTGGCCATCCTGCATCTATTCGCCTCGCGCGGGCTCGATGCGGTGATTCTGGAAGTCGGCCTGGGCGGCCGGCTCGACGGCACGAATATCATCGATGCGGACGTGGCGGTTATCACCAGCGTCGACATCGATCACACGCAGTTTCTCGGATCGACGCGCGAGGCGATCGGTCTGGAAAAGGCGGGGATTTTCCGCGCCGGCCGACCGGCCATCGTCGGCGATCCCTTGCCGCCCGAGAGCATGATCCGCTACGGCGAATCCTTGGGCGCGGACCTCTGGCTCGTCGGCCGCGATTTCCGGCTGCAGACGATCGAAGGGGATCGGCAGCAGTGGTCATATCGTGGGCGCACGGTGAGCCATCGGGCGCTGGCGTATCCGGCCTTGCGCGGTGCAAATCAATTGCTGAACGCCTGTGCGGCGTTGGGCGCGCTGGAAGTGTTGCGTGATCGCCTGCCGGTGACAGCGCAGGACGTGCGAATGGGGCTGGCCAATGTCGAATTGCCCGGGCGCTTTCAGGTTCTGCCCGGACGGCCGAGCGTGATCCTGGATGTCGCGCACAATCCGCATGCGGCGGCGGTGCTGGCCCAGAATCTGGGCAGCATGGGCTATTTCCCGTACACCTATGCGGTTTTCGGCGCGATGGAAGACAAGGACATCGCGAAGATCGTCGCGACATTGAAAGACCAGGTCGATCATTGGTGCCTGACCGACTTGCCGATCCCGCGTGCGGCAAGCGCCGAGGCACTGGCGGCGATCGTGCGCGAGCAGGTCGGCCTGGACGACGATGGCGATGCGGATGGCAAGACCGGGCACGGTGCGGCAAGCGAGCGCACGGCGGCCGTCAAGGCGGAGAAGTCCGCCGAGGAACCGACTGAAGCCCACGGTATTTCGGTCGGTAAGCCGCAGGGCATGGGCATCGGTCGTAGCGTTAAAGCAACGCCCGACGACGCGCGCTCGGTGCGGACGTTCTCCTCCCCGGCATCGGCCTATCAGGATGCCGCAAGCCGGGTGACGGAGAATGATAGAATCATTGTCTTCGGGTCTTTCCTGACCGTATCGGGTGTATTGGCGCATCGACGCCTACAACAGCACTGA